One Phycisphaera mikurensis NBRC 102666 DNA window includes the following coding sequences:
- the lexA gene encoding transcriptional repressor LexA: MNLTPKQLHILQRIRETRLTRGYSPTMQELADELDVSKVTVFEHIDALVRKGALTRQKNKARSLEISPDLELPDEQTNTRLPLVGSIAAGSPIEAIETREHLDLETIFAPSGKGSVGGTTFVLKVRGDSMIDAHVADGDFVVCRKIDGPPKQGDMVVALVDRDEATLKFYFKDRRGGVRLEPANEKYEPLIVEADRVRFQGVCIGVVRAY, translated from the coding sequence ATGAACCTGACCCCCAAGCAGCTGCACATCCTGCAGCGCATCCGCGAGACGCGGCTGACCCGTGGCTACTCACCGACCATGCAGGAGCTGGCCGACGAGCTCGACGTGAGCAAGGTCACGGTCTTCGAGCACATCGACGCGCTCGTCCGCAAAGGAGCCCTCACGCGGCAGAAGAACAAGGCGCGCTCTTTGGAGATCTCGCCCGATCTGGAGCTGCCTGACGAGCAGACCAACACGCGCCTGCCGCTGGTGGGCTCAATCGCCGCCGGTTCGCCCATCGAGGCCATCGAGACGCGGGAGCACCTCGACCTCGAGACGATCTTCGCTCCCTCCGGCAAGGGCAGCGTCGGCGGGACGACCTTCGTGCTGAAGGTGCGTGGCGACTCGATGATCGACGCCCACGTCGCCGACGGCGACTTCGTCGTCTGCCGCAAGATCGACGGGCCTCCCAAGCAGGGCGACATGGTGGTGGCCCTGGTCGACCGCGACGAGGCCACGCTGAAGTTTTACTTCAAGGACCGACGCGGCGGCGTGCGGCTCGAGCCGGCCAACGAGAAGTACGAGCCGCTGATCGTCGAGGCCGACCGCGTGCGGTTCCAGGGCGTCTGCATCGGCGTGGTCCGGGCGTACTGA
- the hpnE gene encoding hydroxysqualene dehydroxylase HpnE, giving the protein MSHADAQDEPMTSPPGAAGTAVVVGGGVAGVAAAVALADAGVRVTLLEQRGRLGGRATSVDDAKAGGALDNGQHVVMRSCTQLLALYRRLGTAGELRWAETLHFADPDDPSTLHPLKGDDLPAPLHLVRPLLGFGLLTLGERLSVARASLAALQTGRSSWAARGEESFADWLAEHKQGEAEIQKFWRPMIVSACNEEPAGVAAGVGLQVLCEGVMSRDDGLELGVAAVPLADLLAPAIPIIEAAGGEVRTGTTATGFDLESGRVAGVTLNSGESLAADHVVAAVPADRLAALLPGGLAGDDRLTGLDALGYSPIVSVHLLLHAFDGGVVLPAERVALPGRPIHWMFETAAPEGAEDAQNLRHVRCVVSAARNLVDLPAGEITEIAMREVRRLVPGKRVEARHSRVIKERHATFSVAPGSDAHRPAAAGPSGLLLAGDWTATGWPATMEGAARSGAAAAAAALGEDHRPAAPEASLLYRVIAG; this is encoded by the coding sequence ATGAGCCACGCCGACGCCCAGGATGAACCGATGACCAGCCCGCCCGGGGCGGCCGGGACCGCCGTCGTGGTCGGCGGAGGCGTCGCGGGCGTCGCCGCGGCGGTCGCTCTGGCCGACGCCGGCGTCCGCGTGACGCTGCTCGAGCAGCGTGGCCGCCTCGGCGGGCGTGCCACCTCCGTCGACGACGCCAAGGCCGGCGGCGCCCTGGACAACGGCCAGCACGTGGTGATGCGGTCGTGCACGCAGCTGCTCGCGCTCTACCGCCGCCTCGGCACCGCCGGCGAGCTGCGCTGGGCCGAGACCCTGCACTTCGCCGACCCCGACGACCCGAGCACGCTGCACCCGCTCAAGGGCGACGACCTGCCCGCCCCGCTGCACCTCGTGCGGCCGCTGCTGGGCTTCGGGCTGCTGACGCTCGGCGAGCGGCTCTCGGTCGCCCGCGCGTCCCTCGCCGCGCTGCAGACCGGCCGCTCCTCCTGGGCCGCCCGGGGCGAGGAAAGCTTCGCCGACTGGCTCGCGGAGCACAAGCAAGGCGAAGCGGAGATCCAGAAGTTCTGGCGGCCGATGATCGTGTCGGCGTGCAACGAGGAGCCCGCCGGCGTCGCCGCCGGCGTCGGCCTGCAGGTGCTCTGCGAGGGCGTGATGTCGCGTGACGACGGGCTGGAGCTCGGCGTCGCCGCGGTGCCGCTGGCGGACCTGCTCGCGCCGGCGATCCCGATCATCGAGGCCGCCGGCGGCGAGGTGCGCACCGGCACCACCGCCACCGGCTTCGACCTCGAGAGCGGCCGCGTTGCCGGCGTCACGCTCAACAGCGGCGAGTCCCTCGCGGCCGACCACGTCGTCGCCGCCGTCCCGGCCGACCGCCTCGCCGCCCTGCTGCCCGGAGGCCTCGCCGGCGACGACCGGCTGACCGGCCTGGACGCCCTCGGTTACAGCCCCATCGTCAGCGTCCACCTGCTGCTGCACGCCTTCGACGGCGGCGTGGTGCTGCCGGCGGAGCGCGTCGCCCTGCCCGGCCGTCCGATCCACTGGATGTTCGAGACCGCCGCGCCCGAAGGCGCAGAGGACGCCCAGAACCTCCGGCACGTCCGCTGCGTGGTTTCCGCCGCCCGCAACCTCGTGGACCTGCCCGCGGGCGAGATCACGGAGATCGCGATGCGGGAAGTCCGCCGCCTGGTCCCCGGCAAGCGGGTGGAGGCTCGCCACAGCCGCGTGATCAAGGAGCGGCACGCGACTTTCTCCGTCGCCCCGGGCTCCGATGCGCACCGCCCCGCGGCCGCGGGCCCCTCCGGCCTGCTGCTCGCCGGCGACTGGACCGCCACCGGCTGGCCCGCGACGATGGAGGGCGCCGCCCGCAGCGGAGCCGCGGCGGCCGCGGCGGCGCTGGGAGAGGACCACCGGCCCGCGGCCCCGGAGGCGTCGCTGCTCTACCGCGTCATCGCGGGCTGA
- a CDS encoding tetratricopeptide repeat protein — protein sequence MRPRNRRLALAAATLGLTLPLLGCVGTPSASTFAANRNQGFTLYQAKRYEAAADQFRAAAQKNGADVASHYWWATSLINVKRFDDAQFPLEQALTLAPDDPKWTPKILDRLASVYEAQDKPERLYALLDEAIANGGQDPRDYNRKAFYLMKIGDFDNAEDALRKSAAFSEPTDPEPYVLLADFYESVNNRPAARQNLRYAYYLDPEHLDVAGRLLGHGVVLGPAAGLRPPSLGLEPAPPAERGVPGRPRSKPRK from the coding sequence ATGCGACCTCGAAACCGCCGCCTCGCCCTCGCCGCCGCCACGCTCGGGCTCACGCTCCCGCTCTTGGGCTGCGTGGGCACGCCCTCGGCGAGCACGTTCGCGGCCAACCGGAACCAGGGCTTCACGCTCTACCAGGCGAAGCGGTACGAGGCGGCGGCCGACCAGTTCCGGGCCGCGGCGCAGAAGAACGGGGCCGACGTGGCGAGCCACTACTGGTGGGCGACCTCGCTGATCAACGTGAAACGCTTCGACGACGCGCAGTTCCCGCTGGAGCAGGCGTTGACGCTGGCCCCCGACGACCCGAAGTGGACCCCGAAGATCCTCGACCGCCTGGCGTCGGTGTACGAGGCCCAAGACAAGCCCGAGCGGCTCTACGCGCTGCTCGACGAGGCGATCGCCAACGGCGGGCAGGACCCCCGGGACTACAACCGCAAGGCCTTCTACCTGATGAAGATCGGCGACTTCGACAACGCCGAGGACGCCCTCCGCAAGTCGGCCGCCTTCTCCGAGCCGACCGACCCGGAGCCGTACGTGCTGCTCGCGGACTTCTACGAGTCGGTCAACAACCGGCCGGCCGCCCGGCAGAACCTCCGCTACGCGTACTACCTCGATCCCGAGCACCTCGACGTCGCCGGCCGCCTGCTGGGCCACGGCGTGGTGCTCGGCCCGGCGGCCGGGCTGCGTCCGCCGAGCCTCGGGCTCGAGCCGGCCCCGCCTGCGGAACGCGGGGTCCCCGGCAGGCCGCGGTCCAAGCCGCGGAAGTGA
- a CDS encoding glycosyltransferase family 4 protein — protein sequence MRILLLNDRIDPTGGSQLLTRGISDGLAARGHETRILASDAGLDPADRPANASLCRGSLEGSKQTLLRTWNPSAAAALRREIASFRPDVVHVRAFLTQLSPSILPELAGVPALYHAVHHAAVCPTAKKLLPDGRICTFPAGSACKAHCLSVPAFAALMTQRALFRRSWHRFDAVLANSRCTADHLVRDGLGRGPGADEVRVVYNAVPATPARPPLSDPPRAVFVGRLSREKGVATLLHAWARVREEVPAAVLDLVGTGPLEAELEALAAATLGADAAVFHGRLPRPEAEAVATPAWVQAVPSTWDEPFGLVAAEAMMRGTAVVVPGHGGLAEVPEAGVSGLLAPAGDPEAWADALLTLLARRSRAEAMGRAARERATSRFTMDRLLDETEEVYNSIRRTEAAHRHA from the coding sequence TTGCGCATCCTCCTCCTCAACGACCGCATCGACCCGACCGGCGGCTCGCAGCTGCTCACACGCGGGATCTCCGACGGCCTCGCCGCGCGCGGGCACGAGACGCGGATCCTCGCGAGCGACGCGGGGCTCGACCCCGCCGACCGCCCCGCCAACGCGAGCCTGTGCCGCGGCAGCCTCGAGGGGTCGAAGCAGACCCTGCTGCGCACCTGGAACCCCTCCGCCGCGGCGGCCCTGCGCCGGGAGATCGCGAGCTTCCGGCCCGACGTCGTCCACGTCCGGGCCTTCCTCACCCAGCTCTCGCCGTCGATCCTGCCCGAGCTCGCCGGCGTGCCCGCCCTCTACCACGCGGTGCACCACGCGGCCGTGTGCCCGACCGCCAAGAAGCTGCTGCCCGACGGCCGCATCTGCACCTTCCCCGCCGGATCCGCCTGCAAAGCGCACTGCCTGAGCGTGCCGGCCTTCGCCGCGCTGATGACGCAGCGGGCCCTCTTCCGCCGCTCCTGGCACCGCTTCGACGCCGTTCTCGCGAACTCCCGGTGCACCGCCGACCACCTCGTTCGCGACGGGCTCGGGCGGGGTCCCGGAGCCGACGAGGTCCGCGTCGTCTACAACGCGGTTCCCGCCACGCCCGCCCGCCCGCCGCTCTCGGATCCACCGCGAGCGGTTTTCGTCGGTCGGCTCTCACGCGAGAAGGGGGTGGCGACGCTGCTGCACGCGTGGGCCCGCGTGCGGGAGGAGGTGCCCGCAGCCGTGCTCGACCTCGTGGGCACCGGCCCGCTCGAAGCCGAGCTCGAGGCGCTCGCCGCGGCGACCCTGGGTGCCGATGCGGCGGTCTTCCACGGCCGCCTCCCGCGGCCGGAAGCCGAGGCCGTCGCCACCCCGGCGTGGGTGCAGGCCGTGCCCTCCACCTGGGACGAGCCCTTCGGCCTGGTAGCCGCCGAGGCGATGATGCGGGGCACCGCCGTGGTGGTGCCCGGTCACGGCGGCCTCGCCGAGGTGCCGGAGGCGGGCGTGAGCGGCCTGCTCGCACCCGCCGGCGATCCCGAGGCCTGGGCCGATGCGCTCCTCACGCTCCTCGCCCGCCGTTCCCGCGCCGAAGCCATGGGCCGGGCCGCTCGCGAGCGGGCGACGTCGCGGTTCACGATGGACCGGCTGCTCGACGAGACCGAAGAGGTCTACAACTCCATCCGCAGAACCGAAGCCGCCCACCGCCATGCCTGA
- a CDS encoding glycosyltransferase family 2 protein: MPDATAEPLASVVLVVQDRYQAIARTIAHLAEQTVAGRMELVVVTPAGFGDLPPDGERDRIGRVTKVELGGASLGSAQAEGVRAASGPVVVLGEDHAWPEPGYVEALAQRCKPPYAAVGPVMTNANPWSLVSWSNLLLAYGKWTDPAEGGPIDSLPGTNTAYDRSLLMALGDELDGLMEREGGLLKRLQKDGHQLYLEPKARTAHQNVSGPTSGAALRFHAGRLYADRRMKSEKWGVGKRAIYFLAAPLIPGVRAVRILGELKGKKMPMTPRVIGGVGLGVTLDGLGQMVGYGTGAGKALARLEDFEFNRYRYLSKRDRAEAGL, encoded by the coding sequence ATGCCTGACGCCACCGCCGAACCCCTCGCCTCCGTCGTCCTCGTCGTGCAGGACCGCTACCAGGCGATCGCCCGCACCATCGCGCACCTCGCCGAGCAGACCGTCGCCGGACGCATGGAGCTGGTGGTGGTCACGCCCGCCGGCTTCGGCGACCTGCCGCCCGACGGCGAGCGCGACCGCATCGGCCGCGTCACGAAGGTCGAGCTCGGCGGCGCCTCGCTCGGTTCGGCCCAGGCCGAGGGCGTCCGCGCCGCGTCGGGCCCGGTCGTGGTGCTCGGGGAGGACCACGCCTGGCCCGAACCCGGCTACGTCGAAGCGCTCGCCCAGCGGTGCAAGCCGCCCTACGCCGCCGTGGGACCCGTGATGACCAACGCCAACCCGTGGTCGCTGGTCAGCTGGTCGAATCTGCTGCTCGCGTACGGCAAGTGGACGGACCCCGCCGAGGGCGGCCCGATCGACAGCCTGCCCGGCACGAACACCGCGTACGACCGGTCGCTGCTGATGGCGCTCGGCGACGAGCTCGACGGGCTGATGGAGCGTGAAGGGGGCCTCCTCAAGCGCCTGCAGAAGGACGGCCACCAGCTGTACCTCGAGCCGAAGGCCCGAACCGCCCACCAGAACGTCTCGGGCCCCACCTCCGGCGCCGCGCTACGCTTCCACGCCGGCCGGCTCTACGCCGATCGCCGGATGAAGAGCGAGAAGTGGGGCGTGGGCAAGCGAGCCATCTACTTCCTCGCGGCCCCGCTGATCCCCGGCGTCCGCGCCGTGCGGATCCTCGGCGAGCTGAAGGGCAAGAAGATGCCCATGACGCCGCGGGTGATCGGCGGCGTCGGCCTGGGCGTCACCCTCGACGGCCTCGGCCAGATGGTCGGCTACGGGACCGGCGCCGGCAAGGCGCTCGCGCGCCTCGAGGACTTCGAGTTCAACCGCTACCGCTACCTCTCCAAGCGCGACCGGGCCGAAGCGGGACTCTGA
- a CDS encoding squalene/phytoene synthase family protein, with the protein MPDAPTAQTDARTRGRRENFPVLSWLVPRRLQPAYAAVYRFCRAADDAADRPGDPAENLQRLAELRAGVASLYGGLPGRAADRAVFGPLGAAVRGFGLPRAAFDDLLDAFEQDQRQSHYATWEDLLGYCRRSADPVGRLVLKIHGVEDAERLALSDATCTALQLTNNLQDLRPDLLTLGRSYLPEDVANRHGLDPRALAAAIRRDAGSDAAACRACPPVAGAELRALAAPLAATVADLAARARALFEAGSALPARLPPRAARPVAAFGLAGAAVLRRVAEAGPGLARRRPPPPRGALAVALLKARFTPHGKGSP; encoded by the coding sequence GTGCCCGACGCTCCGACCGCCCAGACCGATGCGCGGACGCGGGGCCGGCGGGAGAACTTCCCGGTGCTCTCCTGGCTCGTCCCGCGTCGGCTCCAGCCGGCCTACGCCGCCGTCTACCGCTTCTGCCGGGCGGCGGACGACGCGGCGGACCGGCCCGGCGACCCGGCGGAGAACCTCCAACGCCTCGCGGAGCTGCGGGCCGGCGTCGCGTCTCTCTACGGCGGCCTCCCGGGGCGTGCCGCGGACCGTGCGGTCTTCGGGCCGCTCGGGGCCGCGGTCCGCGGATTCGGGCTCCCACGCGCCGCGTTCGACGACCTGCTCGACGCCTTCGAGCAGGACCAGCGGCAGAGCCACTACGCCACCTGGGAGGACCTGCTGGGCTACTGCCGGCGGAGCGCCGACCCGGTCGGCCGGCTCGTGCTGAAGATCCACGGCGTCGAGGATGCCGAGCGGCTCGCCCTCTCCGACGCGACCTGCACCGCCCTCCAGCTCACCAATAACCTGCAGGACCTCCGCCCCGACCTGCTCACGCTCGGCCGCTCGTACCTGCCCGAGGACGTCGCCAACCGCCACGGCCTCGACCCACGCGCGCTGGCGGCGGCGATCCGCCGCGACGCCGGGAGCGACGCGGCCGCGTGCCGGGCGTGCCCGCCGGTGGCCGGAGCGGAGCTGCGGGCGCTGGCGGCGCCGCTGGCCGCGACCGTCGCCGACCTCGCCGCGCGTGCCCGGGCCCTCTTCGAGGCGGGCTCCGCCCTCCCCGCCCGGCTTCCCCCCCGGGCGGCCCGGCCGGTCGCCGCCTTCGGCCTCGCCGGCGCGGCGGTGCTCCGGCGGGTCGCCGAGGCGGGCCCGGGCCTCGCCCGACGGCGGCCGCCGCCGCCGCGCGGGGCGCTGGCGGTGGCGCTCCTGAAGGCCCGCTTCACGCCGCACGGGAAGGGTTCGCCTTGA
- a CDS encoding glycosyltransferase family 2 protein yields the protein MAELAVIMTSLNAAGTIERSLASVEPQREQVDLELVLVDSGTDATADLVRERFPWVKVLQFEERKFCGDGRNIGFANSSAPIVAFLDADCEAAPDWAASVLAAHAARPQDQAPVIGGSVGNANPGAYSGWAYWFTEFAGWGRGLPAGEIADVPGCSLTMKRWAFERWGPFIAGTYCSDSAFNWQMAEAGFKPRFDPAIHVAHINPTGLAGMAAHAYDHGRQFGSVRRQEQPPSAAKLMAWRLGAPALPAVMAWRTGRSVFKAREHRTRFLAALPAVALVQTGWALGEWRAYWSAAGAAAGAKRGGREAQGQGDPR from the coding sequence ATGGCTGAGCTCGCGGTGATCATGACCAGCCTGAACGCGGCGGGCACCATCGAGCGCTCCCTCGCCTCGGTGGAGCCGCAGCGGGAGCAGGTCGACCTGGAGCTGGTGCTCGTCGACAGCGGCACCGACGCGACGGCCGATCTCGTCCGCGAGCGCTTCCCGTGGGTGAAGGTGCTGCAGTTTGAGGAGCGAAAGTTCTGCGGCGACGGCCGCAACATCGGCTTCGCGAACAGCAGCGCCCCGATCGTCGCCTTCCTCGACGCCGACTGCGAGGCGGCGCCGGACTGGGCCGCGAGCGTGCTGGCGGCGCACGCCGCCCGGCCCCAGGACCAGGCTCCCGTCATCGGCGGCTCGGTCGGCAACGCCAACCCCGGCGCCTACTCCGGCTGGGCGTACTGGTTCACCGAGTTCGCCGGCTGGGGCCGCGGCCTGCCCGCCGGCGAGATCGCCGACGTGCCCGGCTGCAGCCTGACGATGAAGCGGTGGGCCTTCGAACGCTGGGGGCCGTTCATCGCCGGCACCTACTGCAGCGACTCGGCGTTCAACTGGCAGATGGCCGAGGCCGGCTTCAAGCCCCGCTTCGACCCCGCCATCCACGTCGCCCACATCAACCCCACCGGCCTGGCGGGCATGGCCGCGCACGCTTACGACCACGGCCGCCAGTTCGGCAGCGTGCGACGGCAGGAGCAGCCGCCCTCGGCCGCGAAGCTGATGGCCTGGCGCCTCGGAGCGCCCGCCCTGCCCGCGGTGATGGCCTGGCGGACCGGGAGGAGCGTCTTCAAGGCGAGGGAGCACCGGACGCGTTTCCTCGCGGCGCTGCCCGCGGTGGCGCTGGTGCAGACCGGGTGGGCGCTGGGAGAGTGGCGGGCGTACTGGTCCGCAGCGGGGGCCGCAGCGGGGGCAAAGCGTGGAGGGCGAGAAGCCCAGGGGCAAGGGGATCCGCGGTGA
- the fliM gene encoding flagellar motor switch protein FliM — MSDVLDQSEVDALLASVESVEDENAGWEGGTTLLHSRRLGGVVEADLEVRGYDFKRPERVSKEQMRSLEHLHEVFARAFGAQLSGFLRSIVECRVARTEQMTFAEFTHALPNPTCFNLLEAEALSGSFCLEVSPLVVYPVIDRLLGGGGGSDLFIPQRPLTAIEQRLVGKLLDRAVPCLREAWSGVVDADFRISEADSNPALVQIVPPNEVVVVISFELRLGERTGTMAMCIPYAAIEPVIGNLSQSTYGAYQRQDDTGEPRRRLSQHLDNARLPLSAVLARTTITLGELSNLEVGDVILTDQPAAGLLRLHVGGRKKLAGRLAQHEGKRAFVIADAPAGR; from the coding sequence GTGTCCGACGTCCTCGATCAAAGCGAAGTCGACGCCCTGCTGGCGTCGGTCGAGTCGGTGGAGGACGAGAACGCCGGCTGGGAGGGCGGCACGACCCTGCTCCACTCCCGCCGGCTCGGTGGCGTGGTCGAAGCGGACCTGGAGGTCCGCGGCTACGACTTCAAGCGGCCCGAGCGCGTCAGCAAAGAGCAGATGCGCTCGCTGGAACACCTCCACGAGGTCTTCGCCCGCGCCTTCGGCGCCCAGCTCTCCGGCTTCCTGCGCTCGATCGTCGAGTGCCGCGTCGCCCGGACCGAGCAGATGACCTTCGCGGAGTTCACGCACGCGCTGCCCAACCCCACCTGCTTCAACCTGCTGGAGGCCGAGGCGCTCTCGGGCAGCTTCTGCCTCGAGGTCAGCCCGCTGGTCGTCTACCCGGTCATCGACCGGCTGCTCGGCGGCGGCGGCGGCTCCGACCTGTTCATCCCCCAGCGACCGCTCACCGCCATCGAGCAGCGGCTCGTCGGCAAGCTGCTCGACCGCGCGGTGCCGTGCCTCCGGGAGGCGTGGTCGGGCGTGGTCGACGCCGATTTCCGCATCTCCGAGGCCGACAGCAACCCCGCGCTCGTGCAGATCGTTCCGCCCAACGAGGTCGTCGTGGTGATCAGCTTCGAGCTGCGCCTCGGCGAGCGGACCGGGACCATGGCGATGTGCATCCCCTACGCGGCCATCGAGCCGGTCATCGGCAACCTCAGCCAGAGCACCTACGGCGCGTACCAGCGTCAGGACGACACCGGCGAGCCCCGCCGCCGCTTGAGCCAGCACCTCGACAACGCCCGCCTGCCGCTCTCGGCGGTCCTCGCCCGCACCACCATCACGCTCGGAGAGCTGTCCAACCTCGAGGTCGGCGACGTGATCCTGACCGACCAGCCCGCGGCGGGGCTGCTGCGCCTGCACGTCGGCGGCCGCAAGAAGCTCGCGGGGCGTCTCGCCCAGCACGAGGGCAAGCGGGCTTTCGTCATCGCCGACGCGCCCGCCGGACGGTGA
- a CDS encoding phytoene/squalene synthase family protein: protein MKPGYLDEPERSAVAACRERTRRLARSFHAGMRLTPEPGFSALCVVYVWMHAADEIADGPPPLDGDRVAEAERFWSRTTRILDGGEAAHPASAATPAPGPPLWPALAWLARGFALPRDALRGVIDGQLADLSFTQPPSEAALDAYCRRVASTVGRVCVAVWGGDPAATGHLADARGVALQRTNVLRDVAEDAARGRVYLPADALARHGLVPADLAAPPPDDATGDRLRRLLAEQVDLARAWYDRSAALEVRLPRRGRASSGAIGGVYRALLEEIARDPLAVLSRRVRPTRPKRLAAVARAWAMSRLPAPILLRLASRP, encoded by the coding sequence TTGAAGCCGGGGTACCTCGACGAGCCGGAGCGGTCCGCCGTCGCCGCCTGCCGCGAGCGGACGCGGCGGCTCGCCCGCAGCTTCCACGCGGGCATGCGGCTGACGCCCGAGCCGGGCTTCTCCGCCCTCTGCGTCGTCTACGTGTGGATGCACGCGGCCGATGAGATCGCCGACGGCCCGCCGCCGCTGGATGGGGACCGGGTGGCCGAGGCGGAGCGCTTCTGGAGCCGCACGACGAGGATCCTCGACGGCGGCGAGGCCGCTCATCCGGCCTCCGCCGCCACCCCCGCGCCCGGCCCGCCGCTCTGGCCCGCCCTCGCCTGGCTCGCCCGCGGCTTTGCGCTCCCCCGCGACGCGCTCCGCGGCGTGATCGACGGCCAGCTCGCCGACCTCTCGTTCACGCAGCCGCCGTCGGAGGCGGCGTTGGACGCCTACTGCCGGCGTGTCGCCTCCACCGTGGGCCGCGTCTGCGTCGCCGTGTGGGGTGGCGACCCGGCGGCGACCGGCCACCTGGCGGACGCCCGCGGCGTGGCGCTGCAGCGGACCAACGTCCTCCGCGACGTCGCCGAGGACGCGGCCCGCGGGCGGGTCTACCTCCCCGCCGACGCCCTCGCCCGCCACGGCCTGGTGCCCGCCGACCTGGCCGCGCCGCCCCCCGACGACGCCACCGGCGACCGCCTCCGGCGGCTCCTCGCCGAGCAGGTGGACCTCGCCCGCGCCTGGTACGACCGCTCGGCCGCCCTGGAGGTGCGCCTCCCGCGCCGCGGCCGCGCCTCCAGCGGCGCGATCGGCGGCGTCTACCGCGCCCTCTTGGAGGAGATCGCCCGCGATCCGCTGGCCGTCCTGTCGCGTCGGGTGCGGCCGACCCGGCCCAAGCGGCTCGCGGCGGTCGCCCGCGCGTGGGCGATGAGCCGCCTGCCGGCGCCGATCCTCCTGCGGTTAGCTTCTCGCCCATGA